From a single Nostoc sp. MS1 genomic region:
- the hetI gene encoding 4'-phosphopantetheinyl transferase HetI yields the protein MFQYNWLPKPLDLTLSSDEVHVWRISLEQPESQIQVLATTLSSDELARVNRFYFPEHRQRFIAGRGILRSILGQYLGVEPQQVKFDYEPKGKPLLANNHSGLQFNLSHSQNLGLCAVNYTRQIGIDLEYIRPTSDLESLAQRFFLPQEYELLRSLPDEQKQKIFFRYWTCKEAYLKATGDGIAKLEEIEIALTPTEPAKLQTSPAWSLLELVPDDNCVAAVAVAGFGWQPKFWQY from the coding sequence TTGTTTCAGTATAACTGGCTACCAAAACCTTTAGATTTAACCTTGTCTTCGGACGAAGTTCATGTCTGGCGTATCTCACTTGAACAGCCAGAGTCACAGATACAAGTTTTAGCTACAACTTTATCTAGTGATGAATTGGCTCGTGTTAATAGATTTTATTTCCCTGAACATCGGCAGCGCTTTATTGCGGGGCGTGGTATTCTCCGCAGTATATTGGGGCAGTATTTGGGTGTTGAACCACAACAAGTCAAGTTTGATTATGAGCCGAAGGGTAAACCACTGCTGGCAAATAACCACAGTGGTTTACAGTTTAACTTGTCACACTCCCAAAATCTAGGTTTGTGTGCAGTTAATTACACCCGCCAAATCGGCATAGATTTAGAATATATCCGCCCGACATCAGATTTAGAAAGTCTTGCCCAAAGATTCTTTTTACCACAAGAATATGAATTATTGCGATCGCTACCTGATGAACAAAAACAAAAGATTTTTTTCCGTTATTGGACTTGTAAAGAGGCTTATCTTAAAGCAACGGGCGACGGAATTGCTAAATTAGAAGAAATTGAAATAGCACTAACTCCCACAGAACCAGCTAAGTTACAGACATCCCCAGCTTGGAGTCTCTTAGAGCTAGTGCCAGATGATAATTGCGTTGCTGCTGTTGCCGTGGCGGGTTTTGGTTGGCAGCCAAAGTTCTGGCAGTATTGA
- a CDS encoding transposase — MLKNEYLKQWTNIVSQKMPHLTLPQVVGLATWSFGIVMTRSSSLSKVSKFIAQVNSEKANTVRQRLKEWYEEASAKKGLHRRTLDVSSCFAPLLLWVISLLPTNIKRIALALDATSIGNKFVVLSVNILLAGCGIPIAWCVVKAHEPGSWKGHWHNLLTAIKDAIPTEFDVIVTADRGLYACWLYELIVAAGWHPFLRINHQGTYRLPSGNTWHPLKDVVCTPGTSWSGRIICFVTNPVECTLLARWDLGYKDPWLILTDLEPTSASALWYGLRPSTECVYRDVKGDGWDWHHTRLLSPQRAERLWLAIAVATLWMVMLGGEAENQSSPPTLEQLPPRHVVFSQPFHLHPQRQISCFLLGLLTLIADLLNHLPIHLPSWSAFPHTPVDDFFCFNSS; from the coding sequence ATGCTGAAAAATGAGTACCTCAAACAATGGACAAATATAGTGTCACAGAAAATGCCACATCTGACGTTACCACAAGTGGTAGGGCTGGCAACATGGAGTTTTGGCATAGTGATGACAAGATCAAGTAGCTTGAGCAAAGTGTCAAAATTCATAGCTCAAGTCAACTCAGAAAAGGCAAATACAGTACGTCAAAGATTAAAAGAATGGTATGAGGAAGCCTCTGCCAAAAAAGGGCTTCATCGTCGGACTCTAGATGTAAGTAGTTGTTTTGCGCCATTGCTGTTATGGGTGATCAGTTTGCTACCTACCAATATCAAGCGTATTGCGCTAGCACTAGACGCAACCAGTATCGGCAATAAGTTTGTAGTCTTATCAGTAAACATACTCTTGGCGGGTTGTGGAATCCCGATAGCATGGTGTGTGGTCAAAGCACATGAGCCAGGAAGTTGGAAAGGGCATTGGCACAATCTGCTCACAGCAATCAAAGATGCCATCCCAACTGAGTTTGATGTCATAGTCACTGCTGACAGAGGACTGTATGCTTGTTGGTTGTATGAATTGATTGTGGCTGCTGGCTGGCATCCGTTTTTACGTATTAACCATCAAGGAACTTATCGCCTGCCATCTGGGAATACATGGCATCCACTAAAAGATGTGGTTTGTACCCCTGGAACATCTTGGTCAGGTCGAATTATTTGCTTTGTCACCAATCCCGTTGAATGTACATTGCTTGCCCGTTGGGATCTTGGTTACAAAGACCCTTGGTTGATTTTGACTGACCTTGAACCCACGAGCGCCTCTGCACTCTGGTACGGTTTACGTCCTTCTACAGAATGTGTTTATCGGGATGTCAAAGGAGATGGTTGGGATTGGCATCATACTCGTTTGCTCTCACCACAACGTGCTGAACGTTTGTGGTTAGCCATCGCTGTTGCCACTCTTTGGATGGTGATGCTGGGGGGCGAAGCGGAAAATCAATCTTCTCCCCCAACTCTCGAACAACTTCCACCTCGACATGTTGTCTTTTCTCAGCCTTTCCACCTTCATCCTCAGCGTCAGATTTCTTGTTTTTTGTTAGGCCTGTTGACCCTGATTGCTGATTTACTCAACCATCTTCCTATTCATCTTCCCAGTTGGAGTGCTTTTCCTCATACTCCTGTTGACGATTTCTTTTGCTTCAATTCCTCCTAA
- a CDS encoding BMP family protein, translated as MQLNISRRKFVLYGSATFATSLLLKACSSNNQTSTPTASGGGGGFKIAIVLPGVITDKAWNQSGYEGVNLAKQKLNAEIAYVEQVAQADQTEALTDFARKGYNLVFAHGGQFDAAIEQVAPQFPNTFFVGVNGNTKGENIASLRIDHLQGSYLCGIIGAAMTKSNKLAYIAGQEFPATQEELRGFELGAKSVKPNIQIVSTFTGDWNDVAKAKEATLALISSGADVIYQWLDSASPAVLQAASDKGVYAFGNTKDQLDVAPKAVLTSAVKRLDIAIAYLAELAQQKQLKGQIYSIGLEREDILTLGKFGAGVPEAVKQNALKAKQDIVAKKIYFESCQEAGKSTRCIKKA; from the coding sequence ATGCAGCTAAATATTAGCCGGCGTAAATTTGTTTTATATGGTTCTGCTACCTTTGCTACTAGCTTATTACTGAAAGCTTGCAGTAGTAATAATCAAACTTCGACACCAACAGCTAGTGGTGGTGGGGGAGGGTTTAAAATAGCAATTGTCCTCCCTGGAGTCATCACAGACAAAGCTTGGAATCAATCTGGTTACGAAGGTGTAAACTTAGCTAAACAAAAGCTAAATGCCGAAATCGCCTATGTGGAACAAGTCGCCCAAGCTGATCAAACAGAAGCATTAACCGACTTTGCTCGTAAAGGTTATAATCTTGTCTTCGCCCACGGTGGACAATTTGATGCAGCTATAGAACAAGTAGCACCGCAATTTCCTAATACATTTTTTGTAGGCGTAAATGGTAACACCAAGGGCGAAAATATTGCTTCTTTAAGAATTGACCATTTACAAGGTAGTTATTTATGCGGCATTATCGGCGCTGCTATGACTAAATCTAATAAATTAGCTTATATTGCTGGACAAGAATTTCCTGCTACCCAAGAAGAATTAAGAGGTTTTGAATTAGGGGCAAAATCAGTTAAACCTAATATTCAAATTGTTTCTACATTTACAGGCGATTGGAATGATGTTGCTAAGGCAAAGGAAGCTACCCTAGCCTTAATTTCTTCTGGTGCTGATGTAATTTATCAATGGTTAGATAGTGCAAGTCCCGCAGTTTTACAAGCAGCCAGTGATAAAGGAGTCTACGCTTTTGGCAATACAAAAGACCAGTTAGATGTTGCCCCAAAAGCCGTATTAACTAGCGCAGTTAAACGCTTAGATATAGCAATAGCCTATTTAGCGGAATTGGCACAGCAAAAACAACTTAAAGGACAAATATATTCTATCGGTTTAGAAAGAGAAGATATATTAACATTAGGCAAATTTGGTGCGGGAGTTCCAGAAGCCGTAAAACAGAATGCTTTAAAAGCAAAACAGGATATAGTTGCTAAAAAGATTTATTTTGAAAGCTGCCAGGAAGCTGGTAAAAGTACACGTTGCATCAAAAAAGCATAA
- a CDS encoding ABC transporter ATP-binding protein: MYLRLENISKRFNSFIANDNISLSVDAGKIHAILGENGAGKTTLMNIISGLYQPDAGKIYLQNKQVKITSPNEAIQLGIGMIYQHFMLVPQLTLTENIILGTEQNWRLNLRQKQQEIAALSQAYGLEIDPTAKVEDLPVGTQQRVEILKVLYRQAKLLILDEPTAVLTPPEVASLIHILQQLAAAGNTIIFISHKLEEVINVCDTVTVLRRGKVVGTVKTEDVTPQQLAELMVGRDVTLQVNKSASVPGKTILSIQNLQVADDRGVVTVRDISLQLQAGEILGIAGVDGNGQRELADAIANLRPIIKGKIELHKSRTRQGVGYIPEDRQKMGLVLQFNIAQNLILNTFKISPFCRNFLLQPATIKNHAQAAMAQFDIRATGEDIKVSQLSGGNQQKVVLARELAGEPDLIVAMQPTRGLDVGAISAVHSRLLAERDRGAAILYISTELEEVMAMSDRIAVIYRGEFVDILDAQTATVEEIGFLMAGGIHRR; this comes from the coding sequence ATGTATTTACGTTTAGAAAATATTAGCAAGCGGTTTAATTCGTTCATAGCTAACGATAATATTAGTCTGAGTGTTGATGCTGGTAAAATTCATGCAATTCTAGGTGAAAACGGCGCAGGCAAGACAACATTGATGAATATAATTAGTGGTCTATATCAACCTGATGCGGGAAAAATATATTTACAAAATAAACAAGTAAAAATTACTTCGCCAAATGAGGCAATACAATTAGGTATAGGCATGATCTATCAACATTTCATGCTTGTACCGCAGTTAACTTTGACTGAAAATATCATCCTGGGTACAGAACAAAATTGGCGTTTAAATTTACGCCAAAAGCAACAAGAAATAGCGGCTTTATCCCAAGCTTACGGATTAGAAATTGACCCTACAGCTAAAGTAGAAGATTTACCTGTCGGTACACAACAGCGCGTAGAAATTCTTAAGGTTTTATATCGCCAAGCTAAACTATTAATTCTTGATGAACCAACAGCAGTCCTCACACCCCCAGAAGTCGCATCATTAATTCATATCTTGCAGCAATTGGCGGCTGCTGGTAATACAATTATTTTTATTAGTCATAAGTTAGAAGAAGTAATTAATGTTTGCGATACGGTAACAGTGCTACGGCGAGGTAAGGTAGTAGGAACAGTAAAAACAGAAGATGTAACTCCTCAGCAATTAGCAGAATTGATGGTAGGGAGAGACGTTACTTTACAAGTTAATAAATCTGCATCTGTACCAGGAAAGACGATATTGTCAATCCAGAATTTGCAAGTTGCTGATGATAGGGGTGTTGTTACTGTTCGTGATATTTCCTTGCAACTACAAGCAGGGGAAATTTTAGGCATTGCGGGTGTAGATGGTAATGGACAGCGAGAACTAGCAGATGCGATCGCCAATTTAAGACCCATCATCAAAGGTAAAATTGAATTACATAAATCTCGTACTCGTCAAGGCGTAGGTTACATCCCAGAAGATAGGCAAAAAATGGGTCTAGTTTTGCAGTTTAATATTGCTCAAAACTTGATTTTAAATACATTTAAAATCTCGCCATTTTGCCGTAATTTCTTATTACAACCAGCAACAATTAAAAATCACGCCCAAGCTGCAATGGCACAATTCGATATTCGGGCGACTGGAGAAGATATCAAGGTAAGTCAACTATCAGGCGGAAACCAACAAAAAGTAGTATTAGCAAGAGAACTGGCGGGAGAACCTGATTTAATTGTCGCAATGCAACCCACGCGGGGTTTAGATGTGGGGGCGATAAGTGCAGTTCATTCACGGTTGTTAGCCGAACGCGATCGCGGTGCGGCAATATTGTATATTTCTACTGAGTTAGAAGAAGTGATGGCAATGAGCGATCGCATTGCTGTAATCTACAGAGGTGAGTTTGTCGATATTTTAGATGCACAAACGGCGACAGTAGAAGAAATTGGTTTCTTGATGGCTGGAGGGATACATAGAAGATAA
- a CDS encoding type II toxin-antitoxin system YafQ family toxin → MRLIVWDSSFKRAFKRVIRKNPQLEETIFEVLELLVTDPFTPTLKSHKLKGDLAGLWACWVEYDCRIVYKFEPNPDESEDMIVLIDIGTHDEVY, encoded by the coding sequence ATGAGACTTATTGTTTGGGATAGTAGTTTCAAGCGTGCTTTTAAACGAGTTATTCGGAAAAACCCTCAATTAGAAGAAACAATTTTTGAAGTTTTGGAATTACTTGTCACTGATCCATTTACACCTACTTTAAAATCACATAAGTTAAAAGGTGATTTAGCAGGTTTGTGGGCTTGCTGGGTTGAGTATGATTGCCGTATTGTTTATAAATTTGAGCCAAATCCTGATGAAAGTGAGGATATGATTGTACTAATTGATATTGGCACTCATGATGAAGTTTATTGA
- a CDS encoding endonuclease NucS domain-containing protein, with translation MSQDIKVWDITSTGVLSEIKKSKLNFEQRIQGWLEQDISIISHNFLVIGKEVKTDYGGFIDLLCLDRKGDIVIIELKRDKTPREVTAQALDYASWVKNLANETITNIANSYLTNKFDLELDKVFQKTFNTELPEVLNTNHHILIVASEIDSSSERIINYLSGTYGISINAVTFQYFRHEDGRELLARVFLIEPNLVEENTLRQNNSKRQPNLSYEELAEIAKTNGVEEIYFELYKSLVGNYFTVVSTTRSSLALKKGSRTIFTLIPVESNVNKGLKFRIYTMRFAECFGMRMEEITNLLPVSKYAWENYPGAPPDWCGYEGFFSNLEEVNKFITGLHKMS, from the coding sequence ATGTCACAAGATATTAAAGTTTGGGATATTACGTCCACAGGTGTTCTTAGCGAAATCAAAAAATCTAAACTTAACTTTGAGCAGCGTATACAAGGCTGGTTAGAGCAAGATATCTCTATTATTTCCCATAATTTTTTAGTAATAGGGAAAGAGGTAAAAACAGATTATGGCGGATTTATAGACCTTTTATGCCTCGACCGAAAAGGCGATATTGTTATTATAGAGTTAAAACGTGACAAAACTCCTAGAGAAGTTACTGCCCAAGCTTTAGATTATGCCTCTTGGGTAAAAAATTTAGCCAATGAAACTATTACCAATATTGCTAACAGTTATCTAACAAATAAATTTGACCTAGAACTTGATAAAGTGTTTCAAAAAACTTTTAATACGGAATTACCCGAAGTTCTTAATACAAATCATCATATCTTAATTGTTGCATCTGAAATAGACAGTAGCTCGGAAAGAATTATTAACTATTTATCTGGAACTTACGGTATCAGTATTAATGCTGTAACATTTCAATACTTCCGCCATGAAGATGGTAGGGAACTTTTGGCAAGAGTATTTTTAATTGAACCAAATCTGGTAGAAGAAAATACACTACGACAAAATAATTCTAAGAGACAGCCAAATCTATCTTATGAAGAACTAGCAGAAATTGCTAAAACAAATGGAGTAGAAGAAATATACTTTGAACTTTATAAAAGTTTAGTTGGTAATTATTTTACTGTTGTTTCAACAACCAGAAGTTCATTAGCTTTAAAGAAAGGCAGTAGAACTATATTTACTTTAATTCCTGTAGAAAGTAATGTTAATAAAGGATTGAAATTTCGCATCTATACGATGAGATTTGCAGAATGTTTTGGTATGAGGATGGAAGAAATAACGAATTTATTACCAGTCTCAAAATATGCTTGGGAAAACTATCCTGGCGCTCCACCTGATTGGTGTGGATATGAAGGATTCTTTAGCAATTTAGAGGAAGTAAATAAATTTATTACAGGATTACATAAAATGAGCTAA
- a CDS encoding ABC transporter permease produces MTIKNRIRPQLLSILSPLIAITSALIVGAILILLAGANPITAYTALFQESLSTYFGFGNTLTKMTPLLFTSLGVLIALQAGQFNIGGEGQIYLGALGSTLIGLYVQGLPSIIHIPLGLLVGFGFGAVWGWIPGYLKAVRGVNEVITTLLLNYIAVNLVSYLVQNPLKAPAAPSPYSPLIAKSAQLPIILPQSLAHTGILLALITAGILWVLLVRSPLGYQIAAVGFNPTAAHYARISVKNTIMLVMALAGGLAGLAGASEVMGLKYRLFEQVSPGYGFDAIAIAFLSRGSISGVVLTSLFFAALRSGANVMQRSAGVPVTVVYAIQGLTVLFIAISLAVERQIKTHRNAEV; encoded by the coding sequence ATGACAATAAAAAATCGTATTCGTCCTCAACTGCTATCAATCCTATCACCGCTAATTGCCATTACTTCTGCTCTTATTGTCGGTGCTATCCTCATCCTACTTGCAGGGGCAAACCCCATCACCGCCTACACCGCCTTATTTCAAGAATCTCTCTCTACTTATTTTGGGTTTGGTAATACCCTCACCAAAATGACACCCCTACTATTTACTAGCTTAGGGGTATTAATAGCATTACAGGCTGGTCAATTTAATATCGGTGGCGAAGGACAAATTTATCTTGGTGCGTTGGGTAGCACTTTAATTGGTTTATATGTGCAAGGATTACCTAGTATCATACACATACCCTTAGGGCTTCTGGTTGGGTTTGGGTTTGGTGCGGTTTGGGGTTGGATACCTGGTTATCTCAAGGCGGTACGGGGAGTAAATGAAGTTATCACTACCCTATTACTCAATTACATCGCTGTAAACTTAGTCAGCTACTTGGTGCAGAACCCCTTAAAAGCACCAGCCGCACCTAGTCCTTACTCACCATTAATTGCTAAATCTGCACAATTACCGATTATATTACCCCAAAGTTTAGCCCATACAGGTATTTTACTAGCATTAATTACCGCCGGAATATTATGGGTGCTATTAGTGCGATCGCCTCTAGGATACCAAATCGCCGCCGTTGGTTTTAACCCCACAGCCGCCCATTATGCAAGGATTTCCGTCAAGAATACTATCATGCTAGTGATGGCCTTAGCAGGTGGTTTAGCTGGTTTAGCTGGTGCATCAGAAGTCATGGGGTTGAAGTACCGCTTATTTGAACAAGTATCCCCAGGTTACGGGTTTGATGCCATTGCGATCGCCTTTCTCAGTCGTGGTAGTATTAGCGGCGTAGTCTTAACCTCCTTATTCTTTGCCGCCCTACGTAGTGGTGCTAATGTAATGCAGCGTAGCGCTGGTGTACCCGTGACTGTAGTTTATGCCATCCAGGGCTTAACCGTATTATTCATAGCCATCAGCCTCGCTGTAGAAAGACAAATCAAAACACACAGAAACGCCGAAGTTTAA
- a CDS encoding ABC transporter permease gives MNNLNFLSDYLIASINLAVPLAFAALGGMYSERSGVLNIALEGMLLTGAFTSAIATFYTNNPWLGLLCALIAGGLVGLFHAFLCVSLYVNQLVSGLAINLVAAGLTSFLARLIFQGNSTQRLPGIEAINIPFLADIPLLGALLFQRDIFVYLLLILIAVSTYVLFNTSFGLNLRAVGEYPQAAATTGVSVSKVKYVAVIISGCLASLGGADLALVQIKFFSENMSAGKGFIAIAALIFGRWHPIGSTLACLLFGATEALQLRIQALGANIPYQFLAMLPYAIAIFALLGLAGKSKPPQGLGVSYSPENRQ, from the coding sequence ATGAATAACCTCAACTTCCTCTCTGACTACCTAATCGCCAGTATAAACTTAGCCGTACCCTTAGCATTTGCCGCCCTCGGTGGAATGTACTCAGAACGCTCAGGAGTGCTAAATATTGCCTTAGAAGGGATGTTATTGACAGGTGCTTTTACAAGTGCAATAGCCACATTTTACACTAATAATCCTTGGCTGGGTCTTCTCTGTGCCTTGATAGCTGGCGGATTAGTCGGATTATTCCATGCTTTCCTATGTGTTTCCTTATACGTCAATCAATTAGTCTCAGGATTAGCGATTAATTTAGTAGCTGCTGGCTTAACATCGTTTTTAGCGCGGTTAATATTTCAGGGTAACAGCACTCAGAGATTACCTGGAATTGAGGCGATAAACATTCCTTTTTTAGCGGATATACCCCTACTAGGAGCTTTACTATTTCAGCGAGATATATTTGTATATTTACTACTAATTCTAATTGCTGTCAGCACTTATGTTTTATTTAATACTAGCTTTGGCTTAAACTTGCGTGCAGTGGGAGAATATCCCCAAGCTGCGGCGACCACTGGGGTATCAGTATCAAAAGTCAAGTATGTGGCTGTAATTATTAGTGGCTGTCTTGCTAGTTTAGGAGGTGCTGATCTCGCTTTAGTGCAGATCAAATTTTTCTCAGAAAATATGAGTGCAGGTAAAGGATTTATTGCGATCGCTGCTTTAATTTTTGGGAGGTGGCATCCTATAGGTAGTACGTTGGCTTGTTTGTTATTTGGTGCAACGGAAGCTTTACAATTACGTATTCAAGCCTTGGGTGCAAATATACCTTATCAGTTTCTCGCCATGTTACCGTATGCGATCGCTATCTTCGCACTACTAGGGTTAGCAGGTAAATCCAAACCACCCCAAGGGTTAGGCGTTTCTTACTCACCAGAAAATCGGCAATAA
- a CDS encoding DUF1392 domain-containing protein: MMNEITMLESCWYISPPWGENIPSLAVQIQEKVFLPSSNLHGYCCGVHWEDEQWIYAIVCHDETLYLRHGEFSATNVLRSNGVVTPAFKLGDVVEVDFSEQPNKRIIQGIFSLKHNWLYAVEWRSPILPEKTSAQSRLIWLADIDLVKLSVTNSNS; this comes from the coding sequence ATGATGAACGAGATTACCATGTTAGAGTCCTGTTGGTATATTTCTCCGCCTTGGGGTGAAAATATACCGTCATTGGCTGTGCAAATACAAGAGAAAGTATTTTTACCAAGCTCTAATTTACATGGTTATTGCTGCGGCGTTCATTGGGAGGATGAGCAATGGATTTATGCCATAGTTTGTCATGATGAAACGCTATATCTACGTCATGGGGAATTTTCCGCAACAAATGTACTCAGAAGTAATGGTGTTGTTACTCCAGCTTTTAAGTTAGGCGATGTAGTTGAGGTTGATTTTAGTGAGCAGCCAAACAAACGTATTATTCAAGGTATCTTTAGTCTAAAACATAATTGGCTGTATGCTGTGGAATGGCGATCGCCAATTCTACCAGAAAAGACATCGGCTCAAAGTCGGCTCATCTGGCTGGCTGATATTGATTTGGTTAAGTTAAGTGTTACTAATAGTAATAGTTAA
- a CDS encoding class I SAM-dependent methyltransferase, with product MGFYSQVIFPRLLDWSMSDPVFAKYRQELLKDVTGEVLEIGFGTGLNLAYYPQHIRKITTVDVNPGMNALAQKRIDESGIKVEKLLLSGENLPMSDNTFDSVVSTWTLCSIANVEQAIKEVYRVLKPDGKFFFLEHGLSDQPKVQVWQNRLTPIQKVIADGCHLNRNMQQLVAKSFDDIKLERFTPEKLPDVMAHMYKGCATKKVQH from the coding sequence ATGGGTTTCTATTCACAAGTAATTTTCCCGCGTCTTCTCGACTGGAGTATGTCAGATCCCGTCTTCGCTAAATATCGTCAAGAACTACTAAAAGACGTTACAGGAGAAGTATTAGAAATTGGCTTCGGTACTGGATTAAATTTGGCTTACTATCCTCAGCATATTCGCAAAATCACTACAGTAGATGTAAATCCAGGGATGAATGCGTTAGCACAGAAGCGTATTGATGAGTCTGGTATTAAAGTTGAAAAACTTTTGCTATCAGGTGAAAATCTTCCTATGTCAGATAATACCTTTGATAGCGTAGTTAGCACATGGACTCTATGTAGTATTGCCAATGTTGAGCAAGCTATAAAAGAAGTTTACCGGGTATTAAAACCGGATGGTAAGTTCTTTTTTCTGGAACATGGACTTAGTGATCAGCCGAAGGTACAGGTATGGCAAAATCGGCTCACACCAATTCAAAAAGTTATAGCTGATGGCTGTCACTTAAATCGAAATATGCAGCAATTGGTAGCAAAAAGTTTTGATGATATAAAGCTAGAACGCTTCACACCAGAAAAGCTTCCAGATGTGATGGCTCATATGTATAAGGGATGTGCAACTAAAAAGGTGCAGCACTGA
- a CDS encoding ion channel yields MKFPLKRLSKKRPQRVQIKIQDGKFEIIGMGTWYSYWRDPYHLLLTIPWSGFLLIICLSYITINIIFALAYWLGGDCIANARPGSFLDLFFFSVQTLASIGYGAMYPKTLYSNIVVTIEAMIGLVGIALMTGLAFARFSRPSARVIFSRVAVITPYNGVPTLMFRTANQRRNLILEAQMRVYLMRDEITTEGEFIRRFHDLKLLRTQTPSFTLSWLALHPIDETSPLYGMSAESLIQTNTNIIISVSGIDEAVAQVVHARHQYTAHNILWNNRFVDIFHHTSDGHRYIDYKYFHDVEPLEK; encoded by the coding sequence ATGAAATTCCCACTGAAGAGACTTTCCAAGAAACGACCACAGCGAGTTCAAATAAAAATTCAAGATGGAAAATTTGAGATTATTGGCATGGGTACATGGTATTCATACTGGCGTGATCCTTACCATTTGTTATTAACAATTCCGTGGTCTGGATTTTTATTAATAATTTGTCTTTCTTACATCACAATTAATATTATATTTGCTCTAGCTTATTGGCTAGGAGGAGATTGTATTGCCAATGCTAGACCAGGCTCTTTTTTAGATTTATTTTTCTTTAGTGTGCAAACACTCGCATCCATTGGTTATGGTGCAATGTATCCTAAGACACTATATTCTAATATAGTTGTCACCATCGAAGCCATGATTGGTTTAGTGGGAATTGCCCTCATGACAGGGCTGGCATTTGCTCGATTTTCCCGCCCTTCTGCCCGTGTCATATTTAGTCGTGTCGCCGTAATTACACCCTATAATGGTGTACCAACTTTGATGTTTCGCACTGCTAACCAACGGCGTAATTTAATTTTAGAAGCACAGATGCGGGTTTATTTAATGCGGGATGAAATCACCACAGAAGGAGAATTTATTCGGCGTTTTCATGATTTAAAACTACTGAGAACTCAAACTCCAAGTTTTACATTAAGTTGGTTAGCACTACATCCAATAGATGAAACAAGTCCTCTTTATGGAATGTCAGCAGAGTCATTAATTCAAACAAACACAAATATAATTATTTCGGTCAGTGGTATAGATGAAGCTGTTGCACAAGTAGTTCATGCTCGTCATCAATATACCGCTCATAATATTTTATGGAATAATCGTTTTGTTGATATCTTTCACCACACATCAGACGGACATCGATACATTGACTATAAATACTTTCATGATGTTGAACCTTTAGAGAAATAA
- a CDS encoding DUF2358 domain-containing protein, producing the protein MESQLPIAQVIKTLQQDLPTLFEKDISYDIYTQDIYFQDPVNKFKGKFNYRIIFWTLRFHARLFFTQIYFDLHEVSQVDEYTVLAKWTVRGTLRVPWQADIFFNGYSTYKLRQNNLIYEHIDTWDRKPGEILRQFWVKGENRDL; encoded by the coding sequence GTGGAATCTCAACTACCAATAGCACAAGTAATCAAAACTCTCCAACAAGATTTACCGACACTGTTTGAGAAGGATATCTCGTATGATATCTATACGCAAGATATTTACTTTCAAGACCCTGTAAATAAATTTAAGGGCAAATTTAACTACAGAATCATTTTTTGGACTTTACGCTTTCATGCACGGTTATTTTTCACTCAAATCTACTTCGATTTACATGAAGTATCTCAGGTAGATGAATATACAGTTTTAGCTAAATGGACGGTGCGGGGAACTTTGCGTGTTCCTTGGCAAGCAGATATTTTTTTTAATGGTTATTCAACTTATAAGTTGAGGCAAAATAATTTAATTTACGAACATATAGATACTTGGGATCGAAAGCCGGGAGAGATTTTGCGGCAGTTTTGGGTAAAGGGCGAAAATAGGGATTTATAA